The nucleotide sequence TGCATgacatttctctctgtttctacgcCCTTTTATGAAATAAAAGGTCAAGGAAAATAATCATTATTCAGGGTATTATAAGCACTACCTGTATGTGGTATAAGCTGCTGAGTTGATTGTAAGGAGGATGAACGGTTTTGCAAATAAATGTGGCTGCATAGTTGCCATGGAAATTAATCTGGTGTACCTTTTTATTCAAAATGATTTATTACTGAATAACTGTATTGTATACTTTTGATTAGTTGATTAAGTTGTGTATATTTAGTACTTACCCTACCTACTCTTCCTGGGAACCAAACAGgaaacaaacacaaaacacaactaataatatacactgctcaaaaaaataaagggaacactaaaataacacatcctagttCTGAATGAATGacattcttattaaatacttttctttacatagttgaatgtgctgacaacaaaatcacacaaattatcaatggaaatcaaatttatcaacccatggaggtctggatttggagtcgcactcaaaatgaaagtggaaaaccacactacaggctgatccaactttgatgtaatgtccttaaaacaagtcaaaatgaggctcagtagtgtgtgtgtggcctccacgtgcctgtatgacctccctacaatgcctgggcattgATGAGGTGGCgggtggtctcctgagggatctcctcccagacctggactaaagcatccgccaactcctggacagtctgtggtgcaacgtggcattggtggatggagcgagacatgatgtcccagatgtgctcaattggattcagttctggggaatgggcgggccagtccgtagcatcaatgccttcctcttgcaggaactgctgacacactccagccacataaggtctagcattgtcttgcattaggaggaacccagggccaaccgcaccagcatatggtctcacaaggggtctgaggatctcatctcggtacctaatggcagtcaggctacctctggcgagcacatggagggctgtgcggccccccaaagaaatgccactccacaccatgactgacccaccgccaaaccagtcatgctggaggatgttgcaggcagcagaatgttctccacggcgtctccagactgtcacgtctgtcacgtgctcagtgtgaacctactttcatctgtgaagagcacagggcgccagtggcaaatttgtcaatcttggtgttctctggcaaatgccaaacgtcctgcactgtgttgggctgtaagcacaacccccacctgtggacgtcgggccctcataccaccctcatggagtctgtttctgaccgtttgagcagacacatgcacatttgtggcctgctggaggtcattttgcagggctctggcagtgctcctcctgttcctccttgcatgcacaaaggcggaggtagcggtcctgctgctgggttgttgccctcctacggcatcctccacgtctcctgatgtactggcctgtctactggtagcgcctccatgctctgggcACTACGCTAACAGACACAGCAaatcttcttgccacagctcgcattgatgtcccatcctctataagctgcactacctgagccacttgtgtgggttgtatactccgtctcatgctaccactagagtgaaagcaccgccagcattcaaaagtgaccaaaatatcagccaggaagcataggaactgagaagtggtctgtggtcaccacctgcagaaccactcctttactgggggtgtcttgctaaatgcatatcatttccacctgttgtctaatCAATTTGCACAATAGCATGTGaaatttgtcaatcagtgttgcttcctaagtggacagtttgatttcacagaagtgtgacttggagttacattgtgttgtttaagtgttccctttatttttttgagcaatgTACATAATACCATGTCACCTGTTTCTGCCTCATGCTTCAGTAAACAGGAGATGGCTCCTGCCCTATGAGCGGTTCTGGCTCCTGCCCCATGAGCGGTTCTGGCTCCTGCCCCATGAGCGGTTCTGGCTCCTGCCCCATGAGCGGTTCTGGCTCCTGCCCCATGAGCGGTTCTGGCTCCTGCCCCATGAGCGGTTCTGGCTCCTGCCCCATGAGCGGTTCTGGCTCCTGCCCCATGAGCGGTTCTGGCTCCTGCCCCATGAGCGGTTCTGGCTCCTGCCCCATGAGCGGTTCTGGCTCCTGCCCCATGAGCGGTTCTGGCTCCTGCCCCATGAGCGGTTCTGACTCCTGCCCCATGagccgttctggctcctgccccatgagccgttctggctcctgcacCATGagccgttctggctcctgccccatgagccgttctggctcctgccccGTGAGCCGTTCTGACTCCTGCCCCGTGagccgttctggctcctgccccATGAGCCGTTCTGGCTCGCGCCTACATAATACCTACATAATACTGTGCAAATTACAAtacaaaatatattaaaaatatgtctctcttcacagtccccgttgtGCCATTATCTGGTTTTATTGCTAGCTTGAGTTTTGTGGTGATATTATTGGCTATTCAAAGCTTTGGCAATGTCAGTGCACGAGCGGTGGGAATTTTTTGTTTGTCTTTGTCCTCTCCAACCCCTTGGCTGTCGGTATCAAGCTCAAGTGAAGTAAAACGGTGGGGGGTCTGAATTGATTAGTCGCCCCGGGGTTATTGGCTCCGCAGGCCCTGGCTCGCGGCCTCTCGGCAGCGGCTCTGAATGCCTGCGGTCAAAAGTCACGCGAAGGTTGAAGGGTCACGTTCAATGAAAGCGAAGGGAGTTTGCTTCTCATAGCCCTTTGAGCCGTGTGGAGACAAAGATGAGTCACACACCATTGAAAATGTGTCGCTTTACGTCTTGCCACCTGACCGTGGCATCTCTGAGCTTTGTGTGAATTATGGGTGTAAACTGACCGACGCGTCTAGACTTCGACTTGAACACAACCAAACGTAAACAACATGTTTCTATGCATGCACAATCAGTGTCAAGTTGCGCATATTTATTGCCAGTTCTGCTGTGCGCGCCTCCTCAAAATGTTTGATTATTTCTCATTCAAATAGCCTATCTAGTCTTATTAATCCCACATTTAAAAAGTTGTCTATGTTCATGACATATTCAATATTTAAtatcaacattttacatgttcTAGATAAACTAGAATTACACCATAGTCTAATAATTGCGTAAAAAACGGAATTAGACACTTATGTCAACTTATGTATCCGTGtgcatttattttatttgttttatttcacctttatttaaccaggtaggccagttgagaacaagttctgatttacaactgcgacctggccaagataaagccagTGCATGGGTTCACTAGCAAACAAAAAGTACCTCCTGTTAGGAAATGCCCATCTATTTGAGCATTATGAGCAACACTTCTAGAGTTTTTGCCAGGACGCATGAAACGTTGATGAATTTCTCACCGGAATGTTTGGCCCAGTGCGTACTGTTGTTGGTACAGCTTGACAACACCGCCCTATCAAGATTCCTTTGATGTCTTTACAATGTTTGTCCAGTTGCTTTGCGCATGGTGCTGCTTCATAAAAGTTTCAGACACTGGACAAGCATGGGGGCGGTCAGAGGCGCTGCCCTTCCTACCTCTAGTCACACCAAAACCGATATTgcgactctctctctatctctttgtgTAGTGAGTTGACTCCGCAGGCATTGGAAGTCAGCGTAGATATAGcctgatttttttgttgttgcagttttCTGTTTTAGTCTAACGGTTTTGCGATTTTTATCAAACCAGAGTGGATTCACAGATGTTATTTTTGTCCTCTTATTCGAGGCTACTTGTTGAATCAATGTACAGCGCAGAGGGAGATCTTTTTGTTGGAAAATGGTTTATTCATCTGAAATTTGAGAACCGTTTCTCTTGCGTGGCGAGCGACAAATTGGCACTTGTACCCAGATTGGTTACGCACAAACTGGATGGTTGCATTTGAACAAAATGGACGTATTTTCCTGAGGGGCTGCACGGAAGCTATGGAACTTGTTGATGGATGACTTTCATGAAAGTTCCTTTTAAAATGAATATATCTTCCCTCAGCTGTCGAGGGGTTGGAGGTGGAAAGAACGTGGACACAAACCAGCCAAAAGTACTTATATACCCAAAAGGACTCTTATCAGGACGCGTTGGTTGGTCCTCTCTTGTGTTTTTGGTTTGCCTCTGCGTCTTCCCACAACAGACCCGGAGTGCAAGTCTAGCTGGTTCCAAAGTGGAACATCCAGGAGTTTGTCCCAACAAGCTGAATGCTAACCTTTGGGTTGATGCACAAAGCACCTGCGAACGGGAATGTGAAGTTGACGAGGTGAGGCATTTATATGTATTCAATATTTAATTTCACAATCCATTGTCATTTGTTTATGACAAACTTAAACAGTTGTAAGGAAATGCATTATACTGTATGACTACACATCCATTACATTTTCCTACCACTTGATGTTtgttgtttttaaatatactatGTATTTTTACCTCAGTAAATGCCTGTTGTTATTCTCCAGGACTGTGCTGGCTTTGAGAAATGCTGCACCAATGTGTGTGGACTCTTCAGCTGTGTGGCCGCCCGTTTCTCTGATGGCACCCCTGCTCAGCCGGATGGCCAGGGCGGAGGAGAGAAGGGCTCTGGGGGCCAGGGCTCCATCGCCACCTGCCAGGGCTTCATCTGCAGCCAACAGGGGGCCACCTGCGACATCTGGGAGGGCCAGCCCATCTGCAAGTGCCAGGACCACTGCGAGAAGGACCCCAGCTTCACCTGTGCCTCCGACGGACTCACCTACTTCAACAAGTGTTACATGGATGCTGAGGCGTGTACACAGGGTGTGACGCTAACTGTGGTGACCTGCCGGTTTCATCTATCTGGGCCTCAAACAAGTCCACTCCCTCAGGACACAACAGCCAATCCAACGCTGACGTCCTTCCTGGAAGACCCCATTCCCCCAACGCTCTTCTCCAACCCCAGCCACCAGTCGGTCTACATAGGCGGCACGGTGAGCTTCCACTGCGATGTAATGGGTGTTCCGCGGCCCGTCGTGACCTGGGAGAAGCAGAGCGAGCGCCATGAGAGCCTGGTAATGCGGCCCGACCGGATGTACGGCAACGTGGTCATCACCAACATCGGCCAGCTAGTCGTCTACAACGCCCAGGTGTGGGACACAGGCATCTACACTTGCGTCGCCCGAAATGCAGCTGGTGTCCTCCGCGCcgactaccctctctctgtcatccGTCGGACCGAGGACGACATCTTCTCAGAGGACCCCGAGATGGCGGGAATGCCCATGGGGCCCCCGTTTTCACCCGCCGACTGCCTGGCGGAGCTGGACCGGCGGGAGTGCTCTGCCGAGCGCTACGTTGACTGGTACTTCGACGCCGAGCAAGGTACCTGCCTGGCCTTCTCCAATGGGGGCTGCGATGACAGCCGCAACCGCTTCGAGACCTACGAGGAGTGCCAGGCATCCTGccagagggaggggatggggatcTGTTCCTTACCTGCGGTCCAGGGCCCCTGCAAGAGCTGGGAGGCCCACTGGGCCTGGAACTCCCTCTTGAAACAATGCCAGGCCTTTGCTTATGGCGGTTGCCAGGGCAACAGCAATCGCTTTCGATCCAAGAAGGAGTGCGAGGCAAACTGTCCGCAGTCCAAACGACGAGCCTGCAAAACATGCCGGGTCAAAGGTAAAATCGTCCCGAGCCTGTGCCGGAGCGATTTTGCCATTGTCGGTCGATTGACGGAACTGATCGAGGACCTCGATTCTGGGATCGCCCGTTTCAGACTAGAGAAGATCCTCCGCGACGAGAAGATGGGCTTGGCATTCTTTAACACCCGCCACCTGGAGGTGACCCTGGCTAAGATGGACTGGAGCTGCCCCTGCCCCAACATCACCATGGAGGAGGGCCCCCTATTGGTCATGGGGGACGTACAGGACGGCATGGCCGTGATACACCCCGACAGCTACGTCAGACCCATCTCCGATAAGAGGCTGAAGAGGATTCATGAAGTCTTGGAGAAGAGGACCTGTGAGATGCTGCAGAGGTTCCGGGactaggggctctattcaatTCGTATCTCGGAAGCTCAGCGTTGCAGTGCGATTTAAAGGCAATTCTCCCGCATTagaggagactgcattcacggtaaacactgcaAATGTCGGCTCAATAGGAAATGACCTTCACATTTCTATCACGCAATCTAACGCTTCAGCGagacagattgaatagagccctagaACTGATCACCTCAACTTGGGCTGTCATAGCAAGACTAAGATACAATGGCATAGCCCTACAATGACATTTTCTGAAATGGAACGCACCCTACAGGTTGTGAGTAACTC is from Oncorhynchus keta strain PuntledgeMale-10-30-2019 unplaced genomic scaffold, Oket_V2 Un_contig_1690_pilon_pilon, whole genome shotgun sequence and encodes:
- the LOC118364797 gene encoding WAP, Kazal, immunoglobulin, Kunitz and NTR domain-containing protein-like, with the protein product MTFMKVPFKMNISSLSCRGVGGGKNVDTNQPKVLIYPKGLLSGRVGWSSLVFLVCLCVFPQQTRSASLAGSKVEHPGVCPNKLNANLWVDAQSTCERECEVDEDCAGFEKCCTNVCGLFSCVAARFSDGTPAQPDGQGGGEKGSGGQGSIATCQGFICSQQGATCDIWEGQPICKCQDHCEKDPSFTCASDGLTYFNKCYMDAEACTQGVTLTVVTCRFHLSGPQTSPLPQDTTANPTLTSFLEDPIPPTLFSNPSHQSVYIGGTVSFHCDVMGVPRPVVTWEKQSERHESLVMRPDRMYGNVVITNIGQLVVYNAQVWDTGIYTCVARNAAGVLRADYPLSVIRRTEDDIFSEDPEMAGMPMGPPFSPADCLAELDRRECSAERYVDWYFDAEQGTCLAFSNGGCDDSRNRFETYEECQASCQREGMGICSLPAVQGPCKSWEAHWAWNSLLKQCQAFAYGGCQGNSNRFRSKKECEANCPQSKRRACKTCRVKGKIVPSLCRSDFAIVGRLTELIEDLDSGIARFRLEKILRDEKMGLAFFNTRHLEVTLAKMDWSCPCPNITMEEGPLLVMGDVQDGMAVIHPDSYVRPISDKRLKRIHEVLEKRTCEMLQRFRD